The nucleotide window CTCAAACTCGAAGTCTGGGACTCACCGAACTCAGCGGGCGTGGTCATCGACGCAGTCAGGCTCTGCAAACTCGCCCTCAACCACGGCCTCAAAGGTCCCTTGATGGGACCATCGTCTTACCTGATGAAATCGCCACCCAAACAATTTAGCGACGATCAAGCTCGCGAAATGACGAGTGACTTTATTCGCCAGTACGGCATAAAAGAGTAAAATCTCTCTCCCACACAGTGTTTGCCATTTGGCACGCACTGTGTTTATCTTATATTTTAAGCGATCCTGGGCTTTAGCCCCTGGTCGCTTTTTTATTTTTGAACATTGCAATAAAAACCGTTTGATTTCTATTTCTAAGAGGCTAATTTACCCAATGCTTTATCCATAATCTCTAAACAGAGCAAAAAAGAGGTCCAAATGAGGCGTTTTGAAAATAAGATCGCCCTCATCACAGGCGGTGCTTCTGGCATTGGTCGGGCAACGGCAAATCGCCTCGCAGACGAAGGCGCGCACGCAATCATCGCAGACCTGAATGCAGAGATGGGCAATCGCGCCGTATCTGAGATCCGAGAAGCCGGTGGCAAAGCCACGTTTTTACAAGTCGATTTGTCAGACGATGCATCCGTCAGAAAAGCGGGTCGGATCGTCTCGGAAACATTCCCCGCACTTCACATGCTCGTGAACAACGCCGCCATATTGAGACAAGGCAATATTGAAGACGGCGAATGGCGTAAAAACTGGGAACCCGAAACGAGAATTGTAAGAGGTTGGGTACTGATAACCGAAGTCCTCTTGCCCCTATTAAAAAAACAGGGCGGCGCAATCGTCAACACCTCCTCTGAAGGGGGATTCCTCGGTCGCAAGAACATGCTGGTCTATGATGCGATCAAAGCAAGCCTGGTTTCGATGACAAAAACAATGGCCTATGAGTTTGTTGAATACGGCATTCGCGTCAATGCCGTAGCACCGGGCTGGATCGTCACAGAAATGCACTTTGGCAATGCCCCAGACCCGCAGGCGCGCAGAAAAGAACTGGAAGAAACACCGATCTCATCCTGCATCATGGGGCGGCGCGCACAACCCGAGGAAGTCGCCTCTGTCATCGCCTTCCTCCTCAGCGAAGACGCCTCCTATATCACAGCCCAAACCATCCACGTTGATGGTGGACGCATGGGCATGAACTTGCCGAAAAAAAAATAAAAAATCGCAACTGCCGACGCCATCGTGCGATCTGTCCAGGAGCATCAAACCATCCTCGTCGATATATAACAAAGGAGACCGTCATGGACAAAGTACTCATCATCGTAGGAGACGCCACAGAAACCGTCGATACCCTATACCCATTTCTCAGAATACAGGAAGACGGTTTCACCCCCGTTGTCGCCGGGCCAGACAAACGACGCTATCAAATGGTACTCCACGAAATCTCCCCCGGCTGGGACATCACCGAAGAATGGAAAGGGTATTCGATCAACGCCGACATCGCCTTTCGAGACGTTGACCCCTCCGAATACGTCGGCATCTTCTTCTCTGGTGGTCGCGCCCCCGAATACATTCGCGACGACCCCGATCTCATTCGCATCACGCGTTATTTCTTTGAACACAACAAACCCGTTGCCAGCGTCTGTCACGGCGTTGAAATCCCGTGTCGCGCAGGCGTAGTAAAAGGGCGTCGCATGGCCTGCGTTTGGAAATGTCAATTTGACCTCGAAGTCTGCGGCGGCATCTTCGTTGATGAACCGTGCGTCATCGACGGCAATCTGGTCAGCGGCCGCGTGTGGAACGACCACGGACAGTACATGAAACACTGGATGAACCTGCTCATCGAAGAACGCGAAAAAATGAAAACCCGCGAAACAGTCGCCGCCGATTAGACGGAGCGGGGTAAAACTGGTCGTTTCTCAGACCAGTTCATAGACGAATCCCATCCCGCCACCCAAAGTCAGTGCGAATCTCGATTCGTTGATTCGTTGAGAGGAGTAAGTGTATGATCATCTCAGACCTGCGCGAGATTGAAGGCCGACAATTTCCCGCACGCAGAAGAACACAGCCTGTTGCAGGTACTGGCACCCCCATCCCTACCGAGGAATTCTCCGTTGGATTCGTCACCTTCGAACCCAACGGAGGGCAGGTACCCTGGCACAATCAGGCACAG belongs to Gemmatimonadota bacterium and includes:
- a CDS encoding DJ-1/PfpI family protein, whose translation is MDKVLIIVGDATETVDTLYPFLRIQEDGFTPVVAGPDKRRYQMVLHEISPGWDITEEWKGYSINADIAFRDVDPSEYVGIFFSGGRAPEYIRDDPDLIRITRYFFEHNKPVASVCHGVEIPCRAGVVKGRRMACVWKCQFDLEVCGGIFVDEPCVIDGNLVSGRVWNDHGQYMKHWMNLLIEEREKMKTRETVAAD
- a CDS encoding SDR family oxidoreductase yields the protein MRRFENKIALITGGASGIGRATANRLADEGAHAIIADLNAEMGNRAVSEIREAGGKATFLQVDLSDDASVRKAGRIVSETFPALHMLVNNAAILRQGNIEDGEWRKNWEPETRIVRGWVLITEVLLPLLKKQGGAIVNTSSEGGFLGRKNMLVYDAIKASLVSMTKTMAYEFVEYGIRVNAVAPGWIVTEMHFGNAPDPQARRKELEETPISSCIMGRRAQPEEVASVIAFLLSEDASYITAQTIHVDGGRMGMNLPKKK